The following are from one region of the Jatrophihabitans telluris genome:
- a CDS encoding DNA-directed RNA polymerase subunit beta', producing the protein MLDVNVFDELRIGLATADDIRQWSHGEVKKPETINYRTLKPEKDGLFCEKIFGPTRDWECYCGKYKRVRFKGIICERCGVEVTRAKVRRERMGHIELAAPVTHIWYFKGVPSRLGYLLDLAPKDLEKIIYFAAYLITSVDAEARHRDLPTLEAEVSAEKSTLEKRRDSDIDTRAKKLEADLAELEAEGAKSDVRRKVREGGEREMRQLRDRAQREIDRLDEVMDTFRKLDVKQLISDEMLYRELRDRFGEYFAGGMGAESLQTLIAGFDLDAEAESLRETIRSGKGQKKIRALKRLKVVASFLNTTNSPQGMVLDCVPVIPPDLRPMVQLDGGRFATSDLNDLYRRVINRNNRLKRLIDLGAPEIIVNNEKRMLQESVDALFDNGRRGRPVTGPGNRPLKSLSDLLKGKQGRFRQNLLGKRVDYSGRSVIVVGPQLKLHQCGLPKQMALELFKPFVMKRLVDLSHAQNIKSAKRMVERARPVVWDVLEEVIREHPVLLNRAPTLHRLGIQAFEPQLVEGKAIQIHPLVCTAFNADFDGDQMAVHLPLSAEAQAEARILMLSTNNILKPADGRPVTMPTQDMILGLYHLTTLRPQQDGAGRAFSSPSEGIMARDAKSLGLQAPVKIRLQGITSVDNGPGEDKWTAPEGWTPGETLLVDTTLGRTLFNDALPADYRFVNYEVTKKELGQIVNDLAERYPKVAVANALDNLKAAGFHWATRSGITIAIDDVVTPPKKAEILERYEKDAEKIEKQYQRGVITGDERRQELVEVWTKATSEVAKEMEANFPRTNPVYIMVNSGARGNMMQMRQIAAMRGLVANPKGEIIPRPIKANFREGLSVLEYFISTHGARKGLADTALRTADSGYLTRRLVDVSQDVIIREEDCGTERGVILPIAAAGADGKLIKDGHAETSVYARVLAEDVEADGAVVAPAGADLGDVLIDELVSRGVSEVRVRSVLTCESQLGTCATCYGRSLATGKVVDVGEAVGIIAAQSIGEPGTQLTMRTFHTGGIAGDDITHGLPRVAELFEARVPKGVAPISEATGRVRLEESESTAKGGGRKLILTPDDGTEEIEYPISRRARLLVGDGDRVEVGQQLVAGAANPHDVLRIMGPREVQLHLVREVQEVYRSQGVAIHDKHIEVIIRQMLKRITVIESGATEFLPGSLVERALFEAENRRVVAEGGEPASGRPVLMGITKASLATESWLSAASFQETTRVLTDAAISAKSDSLVGLKENVIIGKLIPAGTGIAKYRNVEVNPTEEARAAAFTMAGYDESDYYGFGPGGGQAVALDDFGYNDYR; encoded by the coding sequence TTGCTCGACGTCAACGTCTTCGACGAGCTTCGGATCGGCCTGGCCACCGCGGATGACATCCGCCAGTGGTCGCACGGCGAGGTAAAGAAGCCTGAAACCATCAATTACCGGACTCTCAAGCCTGAGAAGGACGGTCTCTTCTGCGAGAAGATCTTCGGCCCCACCCGGGACTGGGAGTGCTACTGCGGCAAGTACAAGCGCGTGCGCTTCAAGGGCATCATCTGCGAGCGCTGCGGCGTCGAGGTGACCCGGGCCAAGGTCCGTCGTGAGCGCATGGGCCACATCGAGCTGGCCGCGCCGGTCACGCACATCTGGTACTTCAAGGGTGTGCCGTCCCGGCTCGGGTACCTGCTGGACCTGGCGCCGAAGGATCTCGAGAAGATCATCTACTTCGCCGCCTACCTGATCACCAGCGTCGACGCCGAGGCTCGCCATCGCGACCTGCCGACGCTCGAGGCCGAGGTCAGCGCGGAGAAGAGCACGCTGGAGAAGCGTCGCGACTCCGACATCGACACCCGCGCCAAGAAGCTCGAAGCCGATCTGGCCGAGCTCGAGGCCGAGGGTGCCAAGAGCGACGTCCGCCGCAAGGTCCGCGAAGGTGGCGAGCGCGAGATGCGCCAGCTGCGTGACCGGGCCCAGCGCGAGATCGACCGTCTCGACGAGGTCATGGACACCTTCCGCAAGTTGGACGTCAAGCAGCTCATCTCCGACGAGATGCTCTACCGCGAGCTGCGTGACCGCTTCGGCGAGTACTTCGCCGGCGGCATGGGCGCGGAGTCGCTGCAGACGCTGATCGCCGGCTTCGACCTCGACGCCGAGGCCGAGTCGCTGCGCGAGACGATCCGCTCGGGCAAGGGCCAGAAGAAGATCCGCGCACTCAAGCGCCTGAAGGTGGTGGCGTCGTTCCTCAACACCACCAACTCCCCTCAGGGCATGGTGCTCGACTGCGTCCCGGTCATCCCGCCGGACCTGCGTCCGATGGTGCAGCTGGACGGTGGCCGCTTCGCGACCTCCGACCTCAACGACCTGTACCGCCGCGTGATCAACCGCAACAACCGCCTCAAGCGACTGATCGATCTTGGTGCTCCCGAGATCATCGTCAACAACGAGAAGCGGATGCTGCAGGAGTCCGTCGACGCGCTGTTCGACAACGGCCGTCGTGGCCGTCCGGTCACCGGCCCGGGTAACCGGCCGCTGAAGTCCCTGTCGGATCTGCTCAAGGGCAAGCAGGGCCGGTTCCGTCAGAACCTGCTCGGCAAGCGCGTGGACTACTCCGGCCGCTCGGTCATCGTGGTGGGTCCGCAGCTCAAGTTGCACCAGTGCGGTCTGCCCAAGCAGATGGCGCTCGAACTGTTCAAGCCGTTCGTGATGAAGCGCCTGGTGGACCTGAGCCACGCGCAGAACATCAAGTCGGCCAAGCGCATGGTCGAGCGTGCTCGTCCGGTCGTGTGGGACGTGCTCGAAGAGGTCATCCGCGAGCACCCCGTGCTGCTCAACCGCGCACCGACGCTGCACCGCCTGGGCATCCAGGCCTTCGAACCGCAGCTGGTCGAAGGCAAGGCCATCCAGATCCACCCGCTCGTCTGCACCGCGTTCAACGCGGACTTCGACGGTGACCAGATGGCGGTGCACCTGCCGCTGTCGGCCGAAGCCCAGGCCGAGGCCCGGATCCTGATGCTGTCGACGAACAACATCCTCAAGCCGGCTGACGGCCGTCCGGTGACCATGCCGACCCAGGACATGATTCTGGGTCTGTACCACCTGACGACCCTGCGCCCGCAGCAGGACGGAGCCGGCCGCGCGTTCTCCTCGCCGTCCGAGGGCATCATGGCGCGCGACGCCAAGTCTCTCGGGCTGCAGGCGCCGGTCAAGATCCGGCTGCAGGGGATCACGTCGGTCGACAACGGCCCCGGGGAAGACAAGTGGACGGCTCCCGAGGGGTGGACTCCGGGGGAGACCCTGCTCGTCGACACGACTCTGGGTCGGACGCTGTTCAACGACGCCCTGCCGGCCGATTACCGCTTCGTCAACTACGAGGTCACCAAGAAGGAACTCGGCCAGATCGTCAACGACCTGGCCGAGCGGTATCCGAAGGTGGCGGTCGCCAACGCGTTGGACAACCTGAAGGCGGCCGGGTTCCACTGGGCCACCCGTTCGGGTATCACCATCGCCATCGACGACGTCGTGACGCCGCCGAAGAAGGCCGAGATCCTCGAGCGGTACGAGAAGGACGCCGAGAAGATCGAGAAGCAGTACCAGCGTGGTGTGATCACCGGTGACGAGCGCCGTCAGGAGCTCGTGGAGGTCTGGACCAAGGCGACCAGCGAGGTCGCCAAGGAAATGGAAGCCAACTTCCCGCGGACCAACCCCGTCTACATCATGGTCAACTCGGGTGCCCGAGGAAACATGATGCAGATGCGTCAGATCGCGGCCATGCGTGGTCTGGTGGCCAACCCCAAGGGCGAGATCATCCCGCGGCCGATCAAGGCCAACTTCCGTGAGGGTCTGTCGGTTCTGGAGTACTTCATCTCCACCCACGGTGCTCGTAAGGGTCTGGCCGACACCGCGCTGCGTACCGCCGACTCGGGTTACCTGACCCGTCGTCTGGTGGACGTCTCGCAGGACGTCATCATCCGCGAGGAGGACTGCGGCACCGAGCGTGGCGTGATTCTTCCGATCGCCGCGGCCGGCGCCGACGGCAAGCTCATCAAGGACGGCCACGCCGAAACCAGCGTGTACGCCCGAGTGCTGGCCGAGGATGTCGAAGCCGACGGAGCCGTTGTGGCGCCCGCCGGTGCCGACCTCGGTGACGTACTCATCGACGAGCTGGTCTCGCGCGGAGTGTCCGAGGTTCGGGTTCGTTCGGTCCTGACCTGTGAGTCCCAGCTCGGCACCTGCGCCACCTGCTACGGCCGCTCGTTGGCCACCGGCAAGGTAGTCGACGTCGGCGAGGCGGTCGGCATCATCGCCGCCCAGTCGATCGGTGAGCCCGGTACCCAGCTGACCATGCGTACGTTCCACACCGGCGGTATCGCCGGTGACGACATCACGCACGGCCTGCCCCGTGTGGCCGAGCTGTTCGAGGCGCGGGTGCCGAAGGGCGTCGCGCCGATCAGCGAAGCGACCGGACGGGTGCGCCTGGAGGAGTCCGAGTCGACGGCCAAGGGCGGTGGGCGCAAGCTCATCCTCACCCCGGACGACGGCACGGAGGAGATCGAATACCCGATCTCGCGTCGGGCCCGCCTGCTGGTGGGTGACGGTGATCGGGTCGAGGTTGGCCAGCAGTTGGTCGCCGGTGCCGCGAATCCGCACGACGTCCTGCGCATCATGGGCCCGCGTGAGGTGCAGCTGCACCTCGTCCGCGAGGTCCAGGAGGTGTACCGCTCGCAGGGTGTGGCCATCCACGACAAGCACATCGAGGTGATCATCCGACAGATGCTCAAGCGCATCACGGTGATCGAGTCGGGTGCTACCGAGTTCCTTCCGGGCTCGCTGGTGGAACGGGCGCTGTTCGAGGCCGAGAACCGTCGGGTTGTCGCCGAGGGTGGCGAACCGGCCTCGGGTCGTCCGGTGCTGATGGGTATCACGAAGGCGTCGCTGGCGACCGAGTCGTGGCTGTCGGCCGCCTCGTTCCAGGAGACGACCCGAGTGCTGACGGACGCGGCCATCTCGGCCAAGTCCGACTCGCTGGTCGGCCTCAAGGAAAACGTGATCATCGGCAAGCTGATCCCGGCCGGTACCGGTATCGCCAAGTACCGCAACGTCGAGGTCAACCCGACCGAAGAGGCCCGCGCGGCCGCCTTCACGATGGCCGGCTACGACGAGAGCGACTACTACGGCTTCGGTCCCGGTGGGGGCCAGGCTGTCGCGCTCGACGACTTCGGCTACAACGACTACCGCTAG
- the rpoB gene encoding DNA-directed RNA polymerase subunit beta, translated as MAVSRPGKSVAQGTSIQGIPGAPPRTSFAKIREPLEVPNLLALQTESFDWLIGNAAWQERVAKADPTYTNSTSGLEEILGEISPIEDFSGSMSLSFSSPRFEDVKASIEECKDKDMTYAAPLFVTAEFTNNTTGEIKSQTVFMGDFPMMTRKGTFVINGTERVVVSQLVRSPGIYFDRTLDKTSDVDVFSVKVIPSRGAWLEFDVDKRSTVGVRIDRKRRQPVTVLLKALGWSADRIREHFSWSETLLATLEKDHIPGQDEALLDIYRKLRPGEPPTRESAQALLDNLFFNGKRYDLAKVGRYKANKKLGTDTEIDHGTLTEDDIVKTIEYLVRLHAGEDGYEVDDIDHFGNRRLRTVGELIQNQIRVGLSRMERVVRERMTTQDVEAITPQTLINIRPVVASIKEFFGTSQLSQFMDQTNPLAGLTHKRRLSALGPGGLSRDRAGMEVRDVHTSHYGRMCPIETPEGPNIGLIGSLASYGRINAFGFVETPYRKVTNGSVTDEIHYLTADEEDKNTIAQANATIDAQGLFTEPKVLVRKKGGEVELVDSAEVDYMDVSPRQMVSVATAMIPFLEHDDANRALMGANMQRQAVPLLRSEAPLVGTGMELRAAVDAADVVVADKPGVVEEVSADYITVMADDGTRNTYRLSKFARSNQGTSFNQKPIVDEGARVEHGQVLADGPSTDFGEMALGKNLLVAFMPWEGHNYEDAIILNQRIVQDDVLTSIHIDEHEVDARDTKLGAEEITRDIPNVSDEVLADLDERGIVRIGADVVTGDVLVGKVTPKGETELTPEERLLRAIFGEKAREVRDTSMKVSHGGDGKVIGVRVFSREDGDELPPGVNELVRVYIAQKRKIQDGDKLAGRHGNKGVIAKILPPEDMPFLKDGTPVDIVLNPLGVPGRMNIGQVLETHLGWVAKTGWEVEGTPEWAARLPEPARQGDPGTNVATPVFDGAREGEITGLLDSTLRTRDGDQLIGHTGKAQLIDGRSGDPFPEPVSVGYVYILKLLHLVDDKIHARSTGPYSMITQQPLGGKAQFGGQRFGEMECWAMQAYGAAYALQELLTIKSDDILGRVKVYEAIVKGENIPEPGIPESFKVLLKELQSLCLNVEVLSSDGVAVEMRDTDDDVFRAAEELGIDLSRREPSSVEEV; from the coding sequence TTGGCAGTCTCTCGCCCCGGCAAGTCCGTCGCGCAAGGAACGAGCATTCAGGGAATCCCAGGAGCTCCCCCTCGCACGTCTTTCGCCAAAATCCGGGAGCCCCTCGAGGTTCCCAACCTGTTGGCGTTGCAAACGGAATCATTCGACTGGCTGATCGGAAACGCAGCCTGGCAGGAGCGGGTCGCCAAGGCCGACCCGACTTACACCAACTCCACCTCGGGCCTGGAGGAGATCCTCGGCGAGATTTCGCCGATCGAGGACTTCTCCGGTTCCATGTCGCTGTCCTTCTCCTCGCCCCGCTTCGAGGACGTCAAGGCCTCCATCGAGGAGTGCAAGGACAAGGACATGACGTACGCGGCGCCGCTGTTCGTCACCGCTGAGTTCACCAACAACACCACTGGCGAGATCAAGAGCCAGACCGTGTTCATGGGTGATTTCCCGATGATGACCCGCAAGGGCACCTTCGTGATCAACGGCACCGAGCGCGTCGTGGTGTCCCAGCTCGTCCGGTCGCCGGGTATCTACTTCGACCGCACGCTGGACAAGACCTCCGACGTCGACGTGTTCTCGGTCAAGGTCATCCCGAGCCGAGGTGCCTGGCTGGAGTTCGACGTCGACAAGCGCTCGACCGTCGGTGTGCGTATCGACCGCAAGCGCCGTCAGCCGGTCACCGTCCTGCTCAAGGCCCTCGGCTGGAGCGCGGACCGCATCCGCGAGCACTTCTCCTGGTCGGAGACGCTGCTGGCCACCCTGGAGAAGGACCACATTCCGGGTCAGGACGAGGCGCTGCTCGACATCTACCGCAAGCTGCGTCCCGGCGAGCCCCCGACCCGTGAGTCGGCCCAGGCGTTGCTGGACAACCTGTTCTTCAACGGCAAGCGCTACGACCTGGCCAAGGTCGGCCGCTACAAGGCCAACAAGAAGCTGGGCACCGACACCGAGATCGACCACGGCACCCTGACCGAGGACGACATCGTCAAGACCATCGAGTACCTCGTCCGGCTGCACGCCGGCGAGGACGGCTACGAGGTCGACGACATCGACCACTTCGGCAACCGCCGGCTGCGCACCGTCGGGGAGCTGATCCAGAATCAGATCCGCGTCGGCCTGTCCCGGATGGAGCGGGTCGTCCGCGAGCGGATGACGACCCAGGACGTCGAGGCGATCACGCCGCAGACCCTGATCAACATCCGCCCGGTCGTCGCCTCCATCAAGGAGTTCTTCGGCACGTCGCAGCTGTCGCAGTTCATGGACCAGACCAACCCGCTGGCGGGCCTGACCCACAAGCGTCGGCTGTCCGCGCTCGGCCCGGGTGGTCTGTCCCGTGACCGTGCCGGCATGGAGGTTCGTGACGTCCACACCAGCCACTACGGCCGGATGTGCCCGATCGAGACCCCGGAAGGCCCGAACATCGGCCTGATCGGATCGCTTGCCTCCTACGGCCGGATCAACGCCTTCGGCTTCGTCGAGACCCCGTACCGCAAGGTCACCAACGGTTCGGTCACCGACGAGATCCACTACCTGACCGCCGATGAAGAGGACAAGAACACGATCGCGCAGGCCAACGCGACGATCGATGCTCAGGGCCTGTTCACCGAGCCCAAGGTGCTGGTTCGTAAGAAGGGCGGCGAGGTCGAACTCGTCGACTCGGCCGAGGTCGACTACATGGACGTCTCACCGCGCCAGATGGTGTCGGTCGCGACGGCGATGATCCCGTTCCTCGAGCACGACGACGCCAACCGCGCCCTGATGGGCGCCAACATGCAGCGCCAGGCTGTGCCGCTGCTCCGTTCCGAGGCCCCGCTCGTGGGCACCGGCATGGAGCTTCGTGCCGCGGTCGACGCCGCCGACGTGGTGGTCGCCGACAAGCCCGGCGTGGTGGAAGAGGTCTCGGCCGACTACATCACCGTGATGGCTGACGACGGCACCCGCAACACGTACCGGCTGTCGAAGTTCGCGCGCTCGAACCAGGGCACCAGCTTCAACCAGAAGCCGATCGTGGACGAGGGGGCCCGGGTCGAACATGGCCAGGTGCTCGCAGACGGCCCGTCGACCGACTTCGGTGAGATGGCGCTGGGCAAGAACCTGCTCGTGGCGTTCATGCCGTGGGAAGGCCACAACTACGAGGACGCGATCATCCTCAACCAGCGGATCGTCCAGGACGACGTCCTGACCTCGATCCACATCGACGAGCACGAGGTCGACGCTCGCGACACCAAGCTGGGCGCTGAGGAGATCACCCGGGACATCCCGAACGTCTCCGACGAGGTTCTGGCCGACCTCGACGAGCGCGGCATCGTCCGCATCGGTGCCGATGTGGTGACCGGTGACGTGCTGGTCGGCAAGGTGACGCCGAAGGGCGAGACCGAGCTCACGCCGGAGGAGCGCCTGCTGCGCGCCATCTTCGGTGAGAAGGCCCGCGAGGTGCGTGACACCTCGATGAAGGTCAGCCACGGTGGTGACGGCAAGGTGATCGGCGTTCGGGTGTTCTCCCGCGAGGACGGCGACGAGCTTCCGCCGGGCGTCAACGAGCTGGTTCGCGTCTACATCGCCCAGAAGCGCAAGATCCAGGACGGCGACAAGCTCGCCGGCCGGCACGGCAACAAGGGCGTCATCGCCAAGATCCTGCCGCCGGAGGACATGCCGTTCCTCAAGGATGGCACGCCGGTCGACATCGTGCTCAACCCGCTCGGCGTGCCGGGCCGGATGAACATCGGCCAGGTTCTGGAGACCCACCTCGGCTGGGTCGCCAAGACCGGCTGGGAAGTTGAGGGGACCCCGGAATGGGCCGCTCGACTGCCTGAGCCGGCCCGCCAGGGCGATCCCGGCACCAACGTCGCGACCCCGGTCTTCGACGGCGCCCGGGAAGGGGAGATCACCGGTCTCCTCGACTCGACCCTGCGGACCCGCGACGGTGACCAGCTGATCGGTCACACCGGCAAGGCCCAGCTGATCGACGGACGCTCCGGCGACCCGTTCCCTGAGCCCGTCTCGGTCGGCTACGTCTACATCCTGAAACTGCTGCACCTGGTCGACGACAAGATCCACGCCCGTTCGACCGGCCCGTACTCGATGATCACCCAGCAGCCGCTGGGTGGTAAGGCGCAGTTCGGTGGTCAGCGCTTCGGCGAGATGGAGTGCTGGGCGATGCAGGCCTACGGCGCGGCTTACGCGCTGCAGGAACTGCTGACGATCAAGTCCGACGACATCCTCGGCCGCGTGAAGGTCTACGAGGCCATCGTCAAGGGCGAGAACATTCCCGAGCCTGGTATCCCCGAGTCGTTCAAGGTGCTGCTGAAGGAACTTCAGTCGCTGTGCCTGAACGTCGAGGTGCTGTCCTCCGACGGTGTGGCCGTCGAGATGCGCGACACGGACGACGACGTCTTCCGGGCCGCCGAGGAACTGGGCATCGATCTGTCGCGGCGCGAGCCGAGCAGCGTCGAAGAGGTCTGA
- a CDS encoding MCE family protein: MITRTVKFQLLAFLLISLLGVSYVSFNYVGLGSSLFGPGGCTVSANFPDSGGIFTNAEVTYRGVTVGKVGELHLLDYTDSSGTKVHGVRVDLRLNDCGGKNRIPLSSQAYVSDRSAVGEQYVNLEPSSKAGPYATSGSVLSTPGQVPIATQVLLANLDNLVSNIDSAKLNTVITELGKAFSGRGPDLQALLDSGDQLLAAAQQALPETLRLIDNSGSVLQTQLDKGSAIKAWAHNLNLISAQLRSSDPDLNALLSQGPSELQTVQQFVATNSDGLHVLLANMVSTNQVLVAHLQGIEAILLLYPAAVAGSYTVAPGDGTAHFGLVLNVDDPPSCVDGYGGTTKRQPSDTGPAPVNTNAQCTLGSGSKTEVRGAQNAPGGDPISTGGGGAAYPRVTPGQRAPVSIGGTGTASDLLGDQSWLPLLTGGLK; this comes from the coding sequence ATGATCACTCGCACCGTCAAGTTTCAGCTTCTGGCGTTCCTGCTCATCTCGCTGCTCGGCGTCAGCTACGTCAGCTTCAATTACGTCGGTCTCGGCTCGTCGCTGTTCGGACCGGGTGGGTGCACGGTCAGCGCGAACTTCCCCGATTCCGGTGGAATCTTCACCAATGCCGAGGTGACCTATCGCGGCGTCACCGTCGGCAAGGTCGGGGAGTTGCACCTGCTCGACTACACCGATTCGAGCGGGACGAAGGTGCACGGCGTGCGGGTGGACCTGCGCCTGAACGACTGCGGCGGCAAGAACCGGATTCCACTGAGTTCGCAGGCCTATGTCTCGGATCGCTCGGCGGTGGGCGAGCAGTACGTCAACCTCGAGCCGAGTTCGAAAGCGGGTCCGTACGCGACCAGCGGCTCGGTTCTGAGCACCCCTGGGCAGGTGCCGATCGCGACCCAGGTGCTGCTGGCCAACCTGGACAACCTCGTCTCCAACATCGACTCGGCCAAGCTCAACACCGTCATCACCGAGCTGGGCAAGGCCTTCTCCGGACGCGGTCCCGACCTACAGGCGTTGCTGGACTCCGGTGACCAGTTGCTCGCGGCCGCTCAGCAGGCGTTGCCGGAGACGCTCAGGTTGATCGACAACTCCGGCAGCGTTCTGCAGACCCAGCTCGACAAGGGCTCGGCGATCAAGGCCTGGGCGCACAACCTGAACCTGATCTCGGCCCAGTTGCGCTCCAGCGATCCGGATCTGAACGCGTTGCTGAGTCAGGGACCGTCCGAGCTGCAGACGGTGCAACAGTTCGTGGCCACGAACTCCGACGGCCTGCACGTGCTGCTGGCCAACATGGTCTCGACGAACCAGGTGCTCGTGGCGCACCTGCAGGGCATCGAGGCCATTCTGTTGCTCTACCCGGCCGCGGTGGCCGGCAGCTACACGGTGGCGCCGGGCGACGGCACGGCGCATTTCGGACTGGTGCTCAACGTCGACGACCCGCCCTCGTGTGTGGACGGCTACGGTGGCACGACCAAGCGGCAACCCAGTGACACCGGCCCCGCGCCGGTGAACACCAACGCCCAGTGCACCCTCGGCAGCGGGTCCAAGACCGAGGTCCGCGGGGCCCAGAACGCGCCAGGAGGCGATCCCATCAGCACCGGCGGCGGCGGCGCGGCCTACCCCAGGGTGACCCCCGGGCAGCGAGCGCCGGTGTCCATCGGAGGCACCGGGACCGCCTCGGACCTGCTCGGCGACCAGTCCTGGTTGCCGCTGCTGACCGGAGGGCTGAAGTGA
- a CDS encoding MCE family protein: MARHARLIAALSTVVVALTGCGFHGLYSAPLPGGADVGSHPYRVLVDFDNVLDLVPQSSVKVNDVSVGRVEKITLNGWHAQVQVLVNGNVTLPANAFAQVRQTSLLGEKFVSLSYPPNGEVPDPTSLADAAHAGYAYPHIGINRTGSTPEVEEVLGALSLLLNGGGLEQLKTITHELDQALTGHTQQIRSLLAQATALTTTLNAQKSRILTAIDSLDTLSQTLNRQKQVLAKALDTMPQAVKILADERSQFTTLLKSLDRLSTVATTVINGSTANLVSTLKDLDPVLTQLTRAGADLPKSMELLATFPFPKTAVNGVKGDYTNLYVTSDLNLSTLLNNLLTPVPTGEPVGGQPGQGQKQGSRSGQSLPSPVTSPIPGLGK, from the coding sequence GTGGCTCGGCATGCACGCCTGATCGCGGCGTTGTCCACCGTCGTTGTGGCGCTGACCGGCTGCGGATTCCACGGGCTCTACTCGGCTCCGCTGCCCGGCGGCGCCGACGTCGGCTCGCATCCGTACCGGGTGCTGGTGGATTTCGACAACGTCCTGGACCTCGTTCCGCAGTCCTCGGTCAAGGTCAACGACGTCTCGGTGGGCCGGGTCGAGAAGATCACCCTCAACGGCTGGCACGCCCAGGTCCAGGTCCTGGTCAACGGCAACGTGACCCTGCCGGCCAACGCCTTCGCCCAGGTCCGGCAGACGTCCTTGCTGGGCGAGAAGTTCGTGTCGCTGTCCTATCCACCGAACGGTGAGGTCCCGGACCCGACCTCTCTGGCCGACGCCGCGCATGCCGGCTACGCCTATCCCCATATCGGAATCAACCGCACCGGATCGACCCCAGAGGTCGAGGAGGTGCTCGGTGCTCTGTCGCTGCTGCTCAACGGCGGCGGACTGGAGCAGCTGAAGACGATCACCCATGAACTCGATCAAGCCCTGACCGGGCATACCCAGCAGATCCGTAGCCTGCTCGCCCAGGCCACGGCGCTGACGACCACCCTGAACGCGCAGAAGAGCCGGATCCTCACCGCGATCGACAGCCTCGACACGCTCAGCCAGACGCTGAACCGTCAGAAGCAGGTGCTGGCCAAGGCGCTGGACACGATGCCGCAGGCCGTGAAGATCCTCGCCGACGAGCGCAGCCAGTTCACGACCTTGCTCAAGAGCCTGGACCGGTTGAGCACGGTGGCGACGACCGTCATCAACGGCTCGACCGCCAACCTGGTTTCGACCCTGAAGGATCTGGACCCGGTGCTGACTCAGCTCACGAGGGCCGGTGCGGACCTGCCCAAGTCCATGGAACTGTTGGCGACGTTCCCGTTCCCGAAGACGGCCGTGAACGGTGTGAAGGGCGACTACACCAACCTGTACGTCACCTCGGACCTGAACCTGTCCACGCTGTTGAACAACCTGCTCACACCGGTGCCGACCGGCGAGCCCGTCGGCGGCCAGCCGGGCCAGGGCCAGAAACAGGGCAGCCGATCCGGGCAGAGCCTCCCGAGCCCTGTGACGAGCCCGATCCCGGGCCTGGGGAAGTGA